A window of the Thalassospira indica genome harbors these coding sequences:
- a CDS encoding MerR family transcriptional regulator, producing the protein MTKIDERFYTVPELADDLGITPRTIRFYEQKGLLNPQRAGTTRVYTRQDRAKLLLILRGKRLGFSLREIADYLDLYGADPTQAEQIKMLLERVRERITDLEEQRQALDVTLDELRDIEQQSVDALKEKGLDPVS; encoded by the coding sequence ATGACAAAAATTGACGAACGGTTTTATACCGTTCCCGAACTGGCCGACGATCTTGGCATCACGCCGCGCACCATCCGGTTTTACGAGCAAAAGGGGCTTTTGAACCCGCAGCGTGCCGGCACCACCCGGGTATATACCCGACAGGATCGCGCCAAACTGCTCCTCATTTTGCGGGGCAAGCGACTGGGCTTCAGCTTAAGAGAGATCGCGGACTACCTTGATCTTTACGGCGCAGACCCAACCCAGGCAGAGCAAATCAAAATGCTTCTGGAACGCGTTCGGGAACGGATTACTGATCTGGAAGAACAGCGTCAGGCACTGGACGTCACTTTGGATGAACTGCGTGATATCGAACAGCAATCGGTTGATGCACTTAAAGAAAAGGGACTCGATCCGGTATCGTAA
- a CDS encoding acyl-CoA dehydrogenase C-terminal domain-containing protein: MAQYKAPLRDMRFVLTELFDFNDINQMPGCEDFTPDVVDAVLEEAAKVCEEVLFPINRSGDEEGCTWDDGVVTTPKGFKEAYQTFAEGGWTGIACDPKYGGQGAPKSINALVEEMICSTNLSFGMYPGLSFGAYAALHSHASDELKDKFLPKMVDGTWSGTMCLTEPHCGTDLGIIKTKAEPLGDGSYSISGTKIFISAGEHDLTENIIHLVLAKLPDAPAGTKGISLFLVPKFMVGDDGSLGDRNAVKCGSIEHKMGIKASSTCVMNFDGAVGYLVGEPHQGMPAMFTMMNQERLSVGIQGLGLGEAAYQGARAYAKDRLQGRALTGAKSPNQPADSIIVHPDVRRMLLTAKATNEGCRAMGMWVARALDTAKHHEDPVKREEADEFVQLMTPIVKALFTDWGFDNTNLGVQVFGGHGYIREWGMEQYVRDARIAQIYEGTNGIQALDLVGRKMPSKAGRYLRRFFHPVQEYIEANVSNGELGEFVQPLAKAFMRLQQATGELAQRGMKNPDEAGAAATEFLRLFGLVAVGFMWARMAEIALAKQGDDEDGFYKGKLITAKFYMERVLPQSGALFSQIMSGSSTMMALDEELF, encoded by the coding sequence ATGGCTCAATATAAAGCACCCCTGCGCGATATGCGCTTCGTCCTGACCGAGCTGTTTGATTTCAACGATATCAATCAGATGCCCGGTTGCGAGGATTTCACCCCAGATGTCGTTGACGCGGTTCTTGAAGAAGCCGCCAAGGTTTGTGAAGAAGTCCTGTTCCCGATCAACCGATCAGGCGACGAGGAAGGCTGCACCTGGGATGACGGGGTCGTTACGACACCGAAAGGTTTCAAGGAAGCCTATCAAACCTTTGCCGAAGGTGGCTGGACGGGCATTGCCTGCGATCCCAAGTATGGTGGTCAGGGCGCCCCGAAATCCATCAATGCCCTGGTCGAGGAAATGATTTGTTCGACCAACTTGTCTTTTGGCATGTATCCGGGTCTGTCGTTTGGCGCCTATGCGGCGCTACACAGCCACGCATCAGATGAACTCAAAGACAAGTTCCTGCCCAAGATGGTCGATGGCACCTGGTCAGGAACCATGTGCCTGACAGAACCGCATTGCGGTACGGATCTTGGCATCATTAAAACCAAGGCAGAGCCGCTTGGCGACGGGTCCTATTCAATTTCCGGCACCAAGATTTTCATTTCCGCCGGCGAACATGACCTGACGGAAAACATCATCCATCTGGTTCTCGCCAAACTGCCTGATGCACCGGCGGGAACCAAGGGCATCTCGCTGTTCCTCGTTCCTAAATTCATGGTGGGCGATGACGGATCACTTGGCGATCGTAACGCGGTCAAATGCGGTTCAATCGAGCACAAGATGGGCATCAAGGCATCTTCGACCTGTGTCATGAACTTTGATGGCGCGGTCGGCTATCTGGTCGGTGAGCCCCATCAGGGCATGCCCGCCATGTTCACCATGATGAACCAGGAACGCCTTTCGGTTGGTATTCAGGGTCTTGGCCTTGGCGAAGCGGCCTATCAGGGCGCACGTGCCTATGCCAAGGATCGCCTGCAGGGCCGCGCCCTGACCGGGGCCAAATCCCCCAACCAGCCAGCGGACTCCATCATCGTACATCCCGATGTGCGGCGCATGCTGCTTACGGCAAAGGCAACCAATGAAGGCTGCCGGGCGATGGGCATGTGGGTGGCACGCGCACTTGATACCGCCAAACACCACGAAGATCCGGTCAAACGCGAAGAAGCCGACGAGTTCGTTCAACTGATGACCCCGATCGTCAAGGCTCTGTTCACCGACTGGGGCTTTGATAACACCAACCTTGGTGTTCAGGTCTTTGGCGGGCACGGCTATATCCGTGAATGGGGCATGGAGCAGTATGTTCGTGACGCCCGTATTGCCCAGATTTACGAAGGCACCAACGGCATTCAGGCGCTTGACCTTGTCGGGCGAAAAATGCCGAGCAAAGCCGGTCGTTACCTGCGTCGTTTCTTCCATCCGGTGCAGGAATATATCGAAGCCAACGTTTCAAACGGCGAGCTTGGTGAGTTTGTTCAGCCGCTGGCAAAAGCCTTCATGCGCCTGCAACAGGCCACCGGGGAACTTGCCCAGCGGGGCATGAAAAACCCCGATGAAGCCGGTGCTGCCGCCACCGAATTCCTGCGTCTGTTCGGTCTGGTTGCTGTCGGCTTCATGTGGGCCCGGATGGCGGAAATTGCACTCGCCAAACAGGGTGATGACGAAGACGGTTTCTATAAGGGCAAACTGATCACGGCCAAGTTCTATATGGAACGTGTTCTTCCGCAATCAGGTGCCCTGTTCAGCCAAATCATGTCGGGGTCTTCGACCATGATGGCGCTTGACGAGGAGCTGTTCTGA
- a CDS encoding 3-hydroxyacyl-CoA dehydrogenase/enoyl-CoA hydratase family protein: MPKVAKDIKQVAVIGAGVMGAGIAAHIANSGTSVLLLDIVPEGAKNRNAVAEGAVAKMLKTDPAPFMSKRVAKLITCGNIEDDLDKIAKCDWVIEAVIERLDIKQDLYRKIDAVRAKGSVVSSNTSTIPLATLIDGMDESFAQDFIITHFFNPPRYMRLLELVGSGVTRDCVIDAVADFADRKLGKTCVTCHDEPGFIANRLGVYWIQAAMVEAMDRKLTVEEADSVIGRPFGIPKTGVFGLMDLVGLDLMPHVQSSMAGLLDKSDPFHAIYRESELVSKLIADGYTGRKGKGGFYRLNREGGEKVKESVDLQTGEFAKSEKARLGSVRAAGKDPRKMMEASDKGGQYGRAVMGKTLAYAAFIAETAANSIVDVDDAMKLGYAWKTGPFELIDAIGVDALISILEEDGVEVPALLKKAAGKSFYKVEDGDLYYLGFDGDYAKVTRPDGVILLEDIKRKSERVAGNRAASLWDIGDGVACLEFHTKMNALDADVLGAIKTSIRTVKKQFKAMVIYNEGSNFSAGANLGLALFAANIAAWPEIENLVETGQETYKALKYSPFPVVGAPSGLALGGGCEVLLHCDAVQAHGETYIGLVEPGVGLIPAWGGCKEMIRRWAENPKFVKGPMAASAKAFEIISVATVAKSAMEAKENLFFREGDGITMNRNRLLADAKERALSMVEGYEAPEEFTYRLPGESARVAFEMAVDGFHRLGKATDYDRVVAGELAKVLAGGDTDVTEELSEDEMLELEREGFMRLVRNEGTMARVEHMLLTGKPLRN; encoded by the coding sequence ATGCCCAAGGTAGCCAAAGACATTAAACAGGTCGCCGTCATTGGCGCCGGTGTTATGGGGGCGGGGATCGCTGCCCATATCGCCAACTCAGGGACATCTGTCCTGCTGCTTGATATCGTGCCCGAAGGGGCCAAAAACCGAAATGCGGTTGCCGAGGGCGCGGTTGCCAAAATGCTGAAAACCGATCCGGCCCCGTTCATGTCCAAACGGGTCGCCAAGCTGATCACCTGTGGCAATATCGAGGATGACCTTGATAAAATCGCCAAATGTGACTGGGTGATCGAGGCCGTCATTGAACGCCTTGATATCAAGCAGGATCTGTATCGCAAGATTGATGCGGTCCGTGCCAAGGGGTCGGTGGTGTCGTCAAACACATCGACCATTCCGCTCGCAACCCTGATTGACGGGATGGACGAGAGCTTCGCACAGGACTTCATCATTACCCACTTCTTCAACCCGCCGCGCTATATGCGCCTGCTGGAACTGGTTGGATCGGGTGTCACCCGCGATTGTGTGATTGATGCGGTTGCCGATTTTGCTGATCGCAAACTGGGCAAGACCTGTGTCACCTGTCATGACGAACCAGGCTTTATCGCCAACCGTCTGGGTGTCTACTGGATTCAGGCCGCCATGGTCGAGGCCATGGACCGCAAACTGACCGTCGAAGAAGCCGACAGTGTCATTGGCCGTCCGTTCGGCATTCCCAAAACCGGGGTATTCGGCCTGATGGATCTAGTTGGTCTTGATCTGATGCCTCACGTGCAATCAAGCATGGCCGGTCTTCTGGACAAATCCGATCCGTTCCACGCCATCTACCGCGAAAGCGAACTTGTCAGCAAACTGATTGCCGATGGCTATACCGGTCGCAAGGGCAAGGGTGGTTTTTACCGCCTGAACCGCGAAGGTGGCGAGAAGGTCAAGGAATCGGTTGATCTGCAAACCGGTGAATTTGCCAAATCCGAAAAGGCGCGGCTGGGCAGTGTCCGGGCCGCAGGCAAAGATCCGCGCAAGATGATGGAAGCATCTGACAAGGGCGGCCAATATGGCCGCGCTGTTATGGGCAAAACCCTTGCCTACGCGGCCTTCATTGCCGAGACCGCGGCAAATTCCATTGTCGATGTCGATGACGCGATGAAACTTGGCTATGCTTGGAAAACAGGCCCGTTTGAGCTGATTGATGCCATTGGCGTTGATGCGCTGATTTCGATACTGGAAGAGGACGGTGTTGAAGTCCCCGCCTTGCTGAAAAAGGCAGCTGGCAAGTCGTTCTACAAAGTCGAAGATGGCGACCTTTATTATCTCGGCTTTGATGGCGACTACGCCAAAGTCACCCGCCCCGATGGGGTCATCCTGCTTGAAGACATCAAACGCAAATCCGAACGCGTCGCTGGCAACCGTGCCGCATCGCTTTGGGATATCGGCGATGGCGTTGCCTGCCTTGAATTCCATACCAAGATGAATGCCCTTGATGCAGATGTTCTGGGCGCGATCAAGACATCGATCCGGACTGTCAAAAAGCAGTTCAAGGCGATGGTGATCTATAACGAAGGCAGCAATTTCTCCGCCGGGGCGAACCTTGGACTGGCGCTGTTTGCCGCCAATATCGCAGCATGGCCGGAAATCGAAAATCTGGTTGAGACCGGTCAGGAAACCTACAAGGCGCTGAAATATTCACCCTTCCCGGTGGTCGGTGCGCCAAGCGGTCTTGCCCTTGGCGGTGGTTGTGAGGTCCTTCTGCATTGTGATGCGGTTCAGGCGCACGGCGAAACCTATATCGGACTGGTTGAACCCGGTGTTGGTCTGATCCCGGCTTGGGGCGGGTGCAAGGAAATGATCCGTCGCTGGGCGGAAAATCCGAAATTCGTCAAAGGCCCAATGGCCGCAAGTGCCAAGGCGTTTGAGATCATCTCGGTCGCAACCGTTGCCAAATCGGCCATGGAAGCCAAGGAAAACCTGTTCTTCCGCGAAGGCGACGGCATCACCATGAACCGCAATCGTTTGCTGGCCGATGCCAAGGAACGCGCGCTTTCGATGGTCGAAGGTTACGAAGCGCCCGAAGAATTCACCTATCGCCTGCCAGGTGAAAGTGCGCGGGTTGCATTTGAAATGGCCGTCGATGGGTTCCACCGCCTTGGCAAGGCCACCGATTATGACCGCGTTGTTGCCGGTGAACTGGCAAAGGTTCTGGCCGGCGGCGATACCGACGTGACCGAGGAACTGTCCGAAGACGAGATGCTTGAACTCGAACGCGAAGGCTTCATGCGACTGGTCCGCAATGAAGGCACCATGGCCCGGGTTGAGCACATGTTGCTGACCGGCAAGCCGTTGCGCAATTAA
- a CDS encoding enoyl-CoA hydratase/isomerase family protein, giving the protein MASDDAVLLNITDAVATITLNRPDRMNALDQAMVSGLAAAMDKIEANLPDIGAVIIEGSGGTFMAGGDVKFFHQVSKSPVEDARSSIEALINRVHEIVLRINALPRPVIAKLEGAVAGFGVSLMNACDLAIAAEETVFTLAYIHIGTSPDGGATHSLTRLVGMKKAKEIALLGDRFGADEAHDCGLINKVVPADLLASTTAKYATRLSTGPRDAIARTKALLNAAPETDLQTQLKAEAKSFADCAVSADFREAVTAFVEKRTPRFGKS; this is encoded by the coding sequence ATGGCATCCGATGACGCCGTATTGCTCAACATCACTGATGCGGTCGCAACGATTACGCTGAACCGCCCGGATCGCATGAATGCCCTTGATCAGGCGATGGTCAGTGGCTTGGCAGCTGCCATGGACAAGATCGAAGCCAACCTTCCCGATATCGGAGCTGTCATCATCGAAGGATCGGGCGGCACTTTCATGGCCGGTGGCGATGTGAAGTTTTTCCATCAGGTATCAAAAAGCCCGGTCGAAGACGCCCGCTCCTCAATCGAAGCATTGATTAATCGTGTTCACGAAATTGTTTTGCGCATCAATGCCCTGCCCCGCCCGGTGATCGCCAAGCTTGAAGGCGCGGTTGCCGGATTTGGTGTCAGCCTGATGAATGCCTGCGACCTTGCAATCGCGGCTGAGGAAACCGTTTTCACCCTGGCCTATATCCATATCGGCACCTCGCCCGATGGCGGTGCAACCCATTCGCTGACCCGGTTGGTCGGCATGAAAAAGGCAAAGGAAATCGCGTTGCTTGGCGATCGGTTCGGGGCCGATGAAGCCCATGATTGCGGCCTGATCAACAAGGTCGTCCCGGCCGACCTGCTGGCATCAACCACCGCGAAATACGCCACCCGTTTGTCCACCGGACCGCGTGATGCGATCGCGCGCACCAAGGCGTTGCTAAATGCCGCCCCCGAGACCGATCTGCAAACACAGCTGAAGGCCGAGGCCAAATCATTTGCTGATTGCGCCGTAAGTGCCGATTTCCGCGAAGCCGTCACTGCTTTCGTCGAAAAACGAACGCCTCGTTTTGGCAAATCATAA
- a CDS encoding acyl-CoA thioesterase — MNLIFRLIRVMILSLLRPRLHPLDPSTLHFRAWPLDIDINVHMTNSRYFALMDLGRTELIMRNGIAKQMLKRKWQPVVSGSTMRFKRAIKPFQKFALETQALYWDEKGFYLEQRFVAKGKTLALGVVKAVFVGPDGIVAPEEVCRMVGADETSPSMPDWLSGWPDMETAIEARLAI; from the coding sequence GTGAACCTGATTTTCCGACTGATCCGTGTGATGATCCTGTCCTTGTTGCGGCCCCGCCTGCACCCGCTTGATCCATCGACCCTGCATTTCCGGGCATGGCCGCTGGATATTGATATCAATGTGCACATGACCAATTCACGCTATTTCGCGCTGATGGATCTGGGCCGAACCGAACTGATCATGCGCAATGGTATTGCCAAGCAGATGCTGAAACGCAAATGGCAGCCGGTGGTGTCCGGATCGACCATGCGGTTCAAACGCGCGATCAAACCGTTTCAGAAATTCGCACTCGAAACGCAGGCTTTGTATTGGGATGAAAAGGGCTTCTATCTTGAGCAACGCTTTGTGGCCAAAGGCAAGACGCTGGCCCTTGGCGTCGTAAAAGCGGTTTTCGTTGGCCCGGATGGCATTGTCGCGCCTGAGGAAGTCTGTCGGATGGTCGGCGCAGATGAGACGTCCCCTTCAATGCCCGACTGGCTTTCTGGGTGGCCCGATATGGAAACCGCAATCGAAGCGCGACTGGCGATTTAA